From a region of the Tateyamaria omphalii genome:
- a CDS encoding gamma-glutamyl-gamma-aminobutyrate hydrolase family protein has product MARPIIGIISNHHVIHETYEVQATGLINISAVADVAEGVPMMIPSEPGSVRVSDLLEHCAGFVFTGGRANVHPEEYGEDPTEAHGDFDRNRDAITLPLIRACVERGQPILGICRGFQEVNVAMGGSLYPEIRDLPGRDNHRMPPEGTLEEKFALRHDVTFSENGVFHQLMGRQSVPTNTLHGQGIKHPGPRVVVDGHAPDGTAEAIYIDGAPGFTLSVQWHPEWNAKCDPVSRPLFEAFGAACRDWADGGRARPVLRSA; this is encoded by the coding sequence ATGGCCCGTCCCATCATTGGCATCATTTCAAACCACCACGTTATCCACGAAACCTACGAGGTGCAGGCCACCGGCCTGATCAACATCTCTGCCGTGGCGGATGTGGCCGAAGGGGTGCCCATGATGATCCCGTCAGAGCCGGGCAGTGTGCGGGTGTCGGACCTGCTGGAGCATTGCGCGGGCTTTGTGTTCACCGGTGGTCGCGCCAATGTGCACCCGGAGGAATACGGGGAAGACCCGACCGAGGCGCATGGTGATTTTGACCGCAACCGCGACGCCATCACGCTGCCCCTGATCCGCGCCTGCGTGGAACGGGGCCAGCCGATCCTGGGCATTTGTCGCGGGTTTCAGGAGGTGAACGTGGCTATGGGCGGCTCGCTCTACCCCGAAATCCGCGATCTGCCGGGCCGCGACAATCACCGCATGCCGCCCGAAGGCACGTTGGAGGAAAAGTTCGCCTTGCGCCACGATGTGACCTTTTCCGAGAACGGCGTGTTTCACCAGTTGATGGGCCGTCAGAGCGTGCCGACCAACACGTTGCACGGGCAGGGGATCAAGCATCCGGGACCACGTGTCGTCGTGGATGGGCATGCCCCGGATGGCACGGCCGAAGCGATTTATATCGACGGCGCACCGGGCTTTACCCTGTCGGTTCAGTGGCACCCGGAATGGAACGCGAAATGCGATCCCGTCTCGCGCCCGCTCTTCGAGGCGTTTGGCGCGGCCTGTCGTGATTGGGCCGATGGTGGTCGAGCCAGGCCGGTGCTGCGGTCGGCTTAA
- a CDS encoding REP-associated tyrosine transposase: MPRYIRSDRPDVTYFFTVRAARRGTDLFLREIDPLRAAMRKTKDQHPFEISEIVVLGDVIHTMWRLPPGDADFSKRWRMLKSMFSRNVDAPEDVSGQHLRPGEKGLWQRRFWEHAIRDADDLAAHRHMIWTAPVQAGLVNRPEAWPHSSIHRAILRGAFTPHGPVGPAYLPLVRRMTHTPYDPRAAALQ; the protein is encoded by the coding sequence ATGCCTCGCTACATTCGCTCAGATCGCCCCGATGTCACCTATTTCTTCACCGTGCGCGCCGCACGCCGCGGTACTGACCTGTTCCTGCGCGAGATAGACCCGCTGCGTGCGGCCATGCGCAAGACCAAGGATCAGCACCCGTTCGAGATTTCCGAGATTGTCGTCTTGGGCGATGTAATCCACACGATGTGGCGCCTTCCGCCCGGTGACGCGGATTTTTCCAAGCGGTGGCGGATGCTGAAAAGCATGTTTTCCCGCAATGTCGATGCGCCCGAGGACGTGAGCGGGCAACACTTGCGCCCCGGCGAAAAGGGGCTGTGGCAGCGCCGGTTCTGGGAACATGCCATTCGCGATGCAGATGATCTGGCGGCGCATCGGCATATGATCTGGACGGCGCCGGTGCAGGCTGGTCTGGTGAACCGGCCAGAGGCCTGGCCGCATTCGTCGATCCACCGCGCCATTCTGCGCGGTGCGTTCACGCCCCATGGGCCGGTCGGACCTGCCTACCTGCCGTTGGTTCGGCGTATGACGCATACGCCTTACGATCCTCGTGCAGCAGCACTGCAGTAG